In one Candidatus Binatia bacterium genomic region, the following are encoded:
- a CDS encoding acyl-CoA/acyl-ACP dehydrogenase: protein MDFALTEDHKAVQALARRIINDWATDDRVKQLSEDPGWYDSELWRELATASLLGVALREEFGGAGFGMAELAALCEEAGRCVAPLPVVSTLVLGALPIQEFGSTYQKRILTDVAAGQALLTAGLAELGHVDPARPATTAKVDGDRWAIDGVKVCVADADRARFVLVPARTNGEAIGIFLVEPSSAGVSLEREITTNGEPQFTMTLSGARAEALGDPARGAAIVRWIERRATIALSALQLGISDAALERTARYGGERKQFEKPIGSFQAFAMRSADAFIDVEAIRSTLYQAIWAVNEERDADRAVEVAKWWACRAGHRVAHSVQHLHGGIGADIEYPIHRFFLWAKQTEYAMGGASVHLARLGALLADEAKP, encoded by the coding sequence ATGGATTTCGCACTCACCGAAGATCACAAAGCCGTACAGGCGCTTGCGCGTCGCATCATCAACGATTGGGCGACCGACGACCGCGTAAAGCAGCTTTCGGAAGACCCAGGGTGGTACGACTCCGAGCTATGGAGAGAACTCGCGACCGCGAGTCTTCTCGGCGTCGCGCTTCGCGAGGAATTCGGCGGAGCAGGCTTCGGGATGGCCGAGCTGGCCGCACTGTGCGAGGAGGCCGGCCGCTGCGTCGCACCGCTGCCGGTAGTATCGACGCTGGTGCTCGGCGCCTTGCCAATCCAGGAGTTCGGATCGACCTATCAAAAGAGGATCCTCACGGACGTGGCTGCCGGCCAGGCGCTCCTGACCGCCGGCCTCGCAGAACTGGGGCACGTCGACCCAGCGCGGCCGGCAACGACCGCCAAGGTCGACGGCGACCGATGGGCAATCGACGGCGTGAAAGTATGCGTCGCTGATGCAGATCGGGCCAGATTCGTTCTGGTTCCCGCGCGCACGAACGGCGAGGCGATTGGCATCTTCCTAGTCGAGCCCAGCTCAGCCGGCGTCTCGTTGGAACGCGAGATCACGACGAACGGCGAGCCTCAGTTCACAATGACGCTATCAGGTGCGAGGGCCGAGGCCCTCGGCGACCCGGCGCGCGGCGCCGCCATCGTCCGCTGGATCGAGCGCCGCGCCACTATCGCGCTGAGCGCACTGCAGCTCGGTATCTCCGACGCAGCTCTCGAGCGAACGGCGAGGTACGGCGGGGAGCGTAAGCAGTTCGAGAAGCCGATCGGTAGCTTCCAGGCATTCGCGATGCGTTCGGCCGATGCTTTCATCGACGTGGAGGCGATCCGATCCACCCTCTACCAAGCGATCTGGGCGGTGAACGAAGAACGCGATGCCGACCGCGCAGTCGAGGTCGCAAAGTGGTGGGCATGCCGCGCCGGCCACCGCGTCGCACACTCCGTGCAGCACCTCCACGGCGGAATCGGAGCCGACATCGAGTACCCGATCCATCGGTTCTTCCTGTGGGCCAAGCAGACCGAGTACGCGATGGGTGGTGCTTCGGTCCACCTCGCTCGGCTCGGCGCTCTGCTGGCCGACGAAGCAAAACCCTGA
- a CDS encoding acyl-CoA dehydrogenase family protein — protein MYVDFTPDQKELRGRIREYFAGLMTDSTRERLSQSVGGPFYKEIIRQIGKDGWLGVGWPQEWGGQGFTGIEQLIFLDEARRAGAPLPFVTLNTVGPSIMRHGTEEQKSQFLPLILGGEVHFAIGYSEPGAGTDLASLTTSAKRNGDEYVVNGTKMFTSGANDADYIWLAARTDTNAAKHRGISILITPTDQPGLKIAPIFTVGDGRTNMTYYDDVRVPVTNLVGDENAGWKLITTQLNYERIGLGVWGCIAQRLVDDTIDFARSTTTDDGRPLLAQGWVQTTLAEAYARTDAAKVMNWRMAWELESGKLEPARASSVKVFGTEELIEIYRLLLDVLGAPGLLKSGSPGAVLRGEIEMQYRACQINTFGGGVNEIQRQIVAWMGLGLPRS, from the coding sequence ATGTACGTTGATTTCACGCCCGACCAAAAGGAGCTGCGCGGAAGAATCCGAGAGTACTTCGCCGGCCTCATGACCGACAGTACGCGAGAGCGTCTGAGCCAGAGTGTAGGCGGCCCCTTCTACAAGGAAATCATCCGGCAGATCGGAAAGGATGGATGGCTGGGAGTCGGCTGGCCGCAGGAGTGGGGAGGCCAGGGGTTCACGGGGATCGAGCAACTGATCTTTCTCGACGAGGCGCGCCGAGCAGGAGCGCCCCTCCCGTTCGTCACGCTCAATACGGTCGGTCCCTCAATCATGCGTCACGGTACGGAAGAACAGAAGAGCCAGTTCCTACCCCTCATTCTCGGCGGCGAAGTCCACTTCGCGATCGGCTACTCAGAGCCCGGTGCCGGCACGGATCTCGCCTCTCTCACAACCAGCGCCAAACGCAACGGCGACGAATACGTCGTGAACGGCACGAAGATGTTCACGAGCGGCGCGAACGATGCCGACTACATCTGGCTCGCAGCGCGCACCGATACCAACGCAGCGAAGCACAGGGGGATTTCGATACTGATCACGCCGACCGATCAGCCGGGACTGAAGATTGCGCCCATCTTCACGGTCGGCGACGGGCGCACCAACATGACGTACTACGACGACGTACGCGTGCCGGTCACCAATCTCGTCGGCGACGAGAACGCCGGCTGGAAGCTGATTACGACGCAGCTCAACTACGAGCGCATCGGTCTCGGGGTCTGGGGCTGTATCGCCCAGCGCCTGGTCGACGACACGATCGACTTCGCGCGGTCGACCACGACCGACGACGGCAGACCCCTTCTCGCACAAGGTTGGGTTCAGACCACGCTCGCCGAAGCCTACGCCCGCACCGATGCGGCCAAAGTCATGAACTGGCGGATGGCGTGGGAACTCGAGAGCGGCAAGCTCGAACCTGCTCGCGCATCTTCGGTAAAAGTCTTCGGCACCGAAGAACTGATTGAGATCTATCGGCTTCTCCTCGACGTCCTCGGAGCACCCGGCCTGCTCAAGTCGGGCTCGCCGGGCGCCGTCCTGCGCGGCGAAATCGAGATGCAATACCGTGCGTGTCAGATCAACACGTTCGGTGGCGGGGTAAACGAGATTCAGCGACAGATCGTGGCATGGATGGGCCTCGGCCTGCCGCGCTCCTGA